A window of the Bacillota bacterium genome harbors these coding sequences:
- the tatA gene encoding twin-arginine translocase TatA/TatE family subunit: MLTGGGKRLLGSIGPTELVVIFLILLLLFGAQRLPQLARSIGQSGRAFRQGLEGEEDRAPGAGAPGDGPRPESGRKDDSASK, from the coding sequence ATGCTCACGGGGGGAGGGAAGCGCTTGCTGGGGAGCATCGGTCCGACCGAGCTGGTGGTCATCTTTCTCATCCTGCTGCTTCTCTTCGGGGCCCAACGGCTTCCGCAGCTGGCTCGCTCCATCGGGCAGAGCGGCCGGGCCTTCCGCCAGGGGCTGGAGGGAGAGGAGGACCGGGCGCCCGGCGCGGGCGCCCCGGGCGACGGGCCCCGACCCGAATCCGGTCGGAAGGACGATTC
- a CDS encoding DNA-processing protein DprA — protein MEEMEAVAALTALPGIGPVRLQRLLEHTGSARGAWELGAAGIAGVLKLGPEAGSAVAAAWRPDLGRRTLEQAAGHGFRPLLLGAPGYPKALMQVEMPPLLLWVAGRLPEAGEPCLAVVGTRQASESGRRLARRLTERLAAAGVGVVSGLAVGIDAAAHEGAMAGGGATWGVLATGPGGRYQHGGPALLRRVREAGGLLTEFPPGHEPRKHDFRWRNRLIAALGWATLVVEAPLRSGALLTAQAAQQMERTVLALPGDPGRPQTMGSNLLLRDGGAVMVLDAEDILTALSLGGGLRRRPGEAEQAGALARALSNLPRAERRLLQAVADGPRGLSGLCEAARMSLSTGSALLLSLELAGWVERDGSGRYHLAERTRQAMGLS, from the coding sequence ATGGAGGAGATGGAGGCCGTGGCGGCGCTGACCGCGCTCCCCGGGATCGGGCCGGTTCGGCTCCAGCGGCTCCTGGAGCATACCGGTTCGGCCCGGGGGGCGTGGGAGCTGGGGGCCGCCGGAATCGCGGGCGTCCTGAAGCTGGGGCCCGAGGCGGGTTCGGCCGTGGCCGCCGCCTGGAGGCCGGACCTGGGCCGGCGGACGCTGGAGCAGGCGGCCGGGCACGGCTTCCGCCCCCTTCTCCTGGGCGCGCCCGGTTATCCCAAGGCGCTGATGCAGGTGGAGATGCCGCCTCTCCTCCTCTGGGTGGCGGGCCGGCTGCCCGAGGCGGGGGAGCCGTGCCTGGCGGTGGTGGGGACGCGGCAGGCGAGCGAATCGGGCCGCCGGCTCGCCCGCCGTCTGACCGAACGCCTGGCCGCGGCGGGCGTGGGTGTGGTGAGCGGGCTGGCGGTGGGCATCGACGCCGCCGCCCACGAGGGCGCCATGGCCGGGGGCGGCGCGACGTGGGGCGTTCTGGCCACGGGCCCCGGCGGTCGCTACCAGCACGGGGGACCCGCGCTTCTGCGGCGGGTGCGGGAGGCCGGCGGGCTCCTGACCGAGTTCCCTCCCGGACACGAGCCCCGGAAGCACGATTTCCGCTGGAGAAACCGGCTGATCGCCGCCCTGGGCTGGGCCACCCTGGTGGTGGAGGCACCGCTGCGAAGCGGCGCCCTGCTGACCGCTCAGGCGGCACAGCAGATGGAACGGACCGTCCTCGCCCTGCCGGGGGATCCCGGCAGGCCCCAGACCATGGGCAGCAACCTGCTCCTGCGCGACGGCGGGGCGGTGATGGTCCTGGATGCGGAGGACATCCTGACCGCCCTCTCCCTGGGCGGAGGGCTCCGCCGGAGGCCGGGCGAGGCGGAGCAGGCGGGGGCGCTGGCGCGTGCCCTCTCCAACCTGCCGCGGGCGGAGAGGCGCCTGCTGCAGGCTGTGGCCGACGGGCCGCGCGGCCTGAGCGGCCTGTGCGAGGCGGCGCGGATGAGCCTCAGCACCGGCAGCGCGCTTCTGCTGTCGCTGGAGCTGGCGGGCTGGGTGGAGCGGGACGGCTCCGGGCGATACCACCTGGCGGAGCGGACCAGGCAGGCGATGGGCCTCTCCTGA
- the topA gene encoding type I DNA topoisomerase: MTRSLVIVESPAKARTIGKFLGRSYHVEATMGHVRDLPKSQLGVDVEAGFQPRYITIRGKGEVVKRLREQAAKADRVLLATDPDREGEAISWHLAQLLGLEPQARCRVAFHEITRDTVRASVREPRAIDDRLVDAQQARRVLDRLVGYQLSPLLWRKVRRGLSAGRVQSVAVRILCDREEEIEAFTPEEYWTLTARWRTPRGEEFEAEYRGRGETKVNLADEEQVRQLMAELAGQPGRVLAVTRRQRRRQPAPPFITSTLQQEASRKLGFSPSRTMRVAQQLYEGIAVGGEGEVGLITYMRTDSTRTAQEARDAARQLIVERWGEEFSTPRQRAAAAGAQDAHEAIRPTSVARTPERLKEDLNRDQFRLYQLIWERFLASQMAPAVFDTVTAEIEAGDHRFRAVGSTLVFPGFTILYQEGRDEESGREKEREGAEGDRPLPPLEEGMGLDLLELVPAQHWTQPPFRYTDATLIRTLEERGIGRPSTYAPIVETIIQRGYVSRERRTLVPTELGRTVTRLLKERFPDIVDVEFTARMESELDRVEAGETGWRQVVADFYGPFAEALRRAETEVARVELPSEPTDEVCDVCGRPMVIKHGRYGPFLACTGYPECKRTRPLLEKVGVACPECGGELVVRRSRKGRRFYGCANYPRCTFVSWDRPVEGRCPNCGGWLVEHRGRNGTVVQCGRKCGYVQPAEVALPQGSRT, from the coding sequence TTGACGCGATCGCTGGTGATCGTGGAGTCGCCCGCCAAGGCCCGCACCATCGGCAAGTTTCTGGGCCGCTCCTACCACGTGGAGGCGACCATGGGGCACGTGCGGGACCTGCCCAAGAGCCAGCTCGGGGTGGACGTGGAGGCCGGCTTCCAGCCCCGCTACATCACCATCCGCGGCAAGGGCGAGGTGGTCAAGCGCCTGCGGGAGCAGGCGGCCAAGGCCGACCGGGTCCTCCTGGCCACCGACCCCGACCGCGAGGGCGAGGCCATCTCCTGGCACCTGGCGCAGCTTCTGGGACTCGAGCCGCAGGCGCGCTGCAGGGTGGCCTTCCACGAGATCACCCGCGACACCGTCCGCGCCTCGGTCCGCGAACCGCGGGCCATCGACGACCGGCTGGTCGACGCCCAGCAGGCCCGGCGCGTGCTCGACCGCCTGGTCGGCTACCAGCTGAGCCCGCTGCTCTGGCGGAAGGTGCGGCGGGGATTGAGCGCGGGCCGCGTCCAGTCGGTGGCCGTCCGCATCCTCTGCGACCGCGAGGAAGAGATCGAGGCTTTCACCCCGGAGGAGTACTGGACGCTGACGGCGCGCTGGCGGACGCCCCGCGGGGAGGAGTTCGAGGCCGAGTACCGCGGCCGCGGCGAGACCAAGGTCAACCTGGCCGACGAGGAGCAGGTCCGGCAGCTGATGGCGGAGCTGGCAGGCCAGCCGGGACGGGTCCTCGCGGTCACCCGCCGCCAGCGGCGGCGGCAGCCGGCTCCGCCCTTCATCACCAGTACGCTCCAGCAGGAGGCCTCCCGGAAGCTCGGCTTCAGCCCCAGCCGGACGATGCGGGTGGCCCAGCAGCTTTACGAGGGCATCGCCGTCGGCGGCGAGGGCGAGGTCGGCCTGATCACCTACATGCGCACCGACTCGACCCGCACGGCGCAGGAGGCGCGTGACGCCGCGCGCCAGCTGATCGTCGAGCGGTGGGGCGAGGAGTTCTCCACCCCGCGCCAGCGCGCCGCGGCCGCCGGAGCCCAGGACGCCCACGAGGCGATCCGGCCCACCAGCGTCGCCCGGACGCCCGAGCGCCTGAAGGAGGACCTGAACCGCGACCAGTTCCGCCTCTACCAGCTGATCTGGGAACGCTTCCTGGCGAGCCAGATGGCGCCCGCGGTCTTCGACACCGTCACCGCCGAGATCGAGGCGGGAGACCACCGCTTCCGGGCGGTCGGCTCGACGCTGGTCTTCCCCGGCTTCACCATCCTCTACCAGGAGGGCCGCGACGAGGAGAGCGGCAGGGAGAAGGAGCGGGAGGGAGCGGAGGGCGACCGCCCCCTCCCGCCGTTGGAGGAGGGGATGGGGCTCGACCTGCTGGAGCTGGTGCCGGCCCAGCACTGGACGCAGCCGCCGTTCCGCTACACCGATGCCACCCTCATCCGGACGCTGGAGGAGCGCGGGATCGGCCGGCCCAGCACGTACGCCCCCATCGTCGAGACGATCATCCAGCGGGGCTATGTCAGCCGGGAGCGGCGGACGCTGGTGCCCACCGAGCTGGGCCGGACGGTGACGCGGCTTCTGAAGGAACGCTTCCCGGACATCGTCGACGTGGAGTTCACGGCCCGCATGGAGAGCGAGCTGGACCGGGTGGAGGCGGGCGAGACCGGCTGGCGGCAGGTGGTGGCCGACTTCTATGGGCCCTTCGCCGAGGCGCTCCGGCGGGCGGAGACCGAAGTGGCCCGGGTCGAGCTCCCCAGCGAGCCCACCGACGAGGTCTGCGACGTGTGCGGCCGGCCGATGGTCATCAAGCACGGCCGTTACGGCCCCTTCCTGGCCTGCACGGGCTACCCGGAGTGCAAGCGGACGCGACCGCTTCTGGAGAAGGTGGGTGTCGCCTGCCCCGAGTGCGGCGGCGAGCTGGTCGTCCGCCGCAGCCGGAAGGGACGCCGCTTCTACGGCTGCGCCAACTACCCGCGCTGCACCTTCGTCAGCTGGGACCGGCCCGTGGAGGGGCGCTGTCCCAACTGCGGCGGCTGGCTGGTCGAGCACCGCGGCCGGAACGGGACCGTGGTCCAATGCGGGCGGAAGTGCGGCTACGTCCAGCCCGCCGAGGTGGCGCTCCCCCAGGGGAGCCGCACCTAG
- a CDS encoding tyrosine recombinase: protein MTGPGRAATNLGEVLEAYRGYLRAEKGYSALTVQAYTTDVLQCLAALGLDTDEPAQRLSQVESGQLRAFLGALALQEGYAHRSVARKLAALRSFFHFGRRSGWVAVDPTELLEAPKLEKPLPRLMNVEQIFRLLALPDQSPAGLRDQALLETLYATGARVSELVHLDVTHLNLSRRELFLFGKGAKERRVPLGGQAVRALSVYLAEGRPRLAAHARRPAADAAQALWLNQRGGRLTARGIRHILDRYVERLADVEHVSPHTLRHAFATHLLDGGADIRVVQELLGHARISTTQVYTHVSRLHLREVYNRAHPRA, encoded by the coding sequence GTGACGGGGCCCGGACGAGCAGCGACCAACCTGGGCGAGGTGCTCGAGGCCTACCGGGGGTACCTCCGGGCGGAGAAGGGGTATTCGGCGCTGACCGTGCAGGCGTACACCACCGACGTACTCCAGTGCCTGGCAGCGCTCGGGCTGGACACCGACGAGCCCGCCCAACGCCTGAGCCAGGTGGAGAGCGGGCAGCTCCGCGCCTTCCTGGGTGCGCTGGCGCTCCAGGAAGGCTACGCCCACCGCTCCGTGGCGCGAAAGCTGGCCGCCCTGCGCAGCTTTTTCCACTTCGGGCGGCGCTCAGGCTGGGTGGCTGTCGATCCGACCGAGTTGCTGGAGGCCCCCAAGCTGGAGAAGCCCCTTCCGCGCCTGATGAACGTGGAGCAGATCTTCCGCCTCCTCGCCCTGCCCGACCAGAGCCCGGCCGGCCTCCGTGACCAGGCCCTGCTGGAGACGCTCTACGCCACGGGGGCGCGGGTCTCCGAGCTCGTCCACCTCGACGTCACCCACCTCAACCTCTCCCGGAGAGAGCTCTTCCTGTTCGGGAAGGGCGCCAAGGAGCGCCGCGTCCCCCTCGGCGGCCAGGCGGTGCGGGCGCTCTCCGTCTATCTGGCCGAGGGACGACCGCGACTGGCCGCCCACGCCCGCCGCCCCGCCGCCGACGCCGCGCAGGCGCTCTGGCTCAACCAGCGCGGAGGAAGGCTGACCGCCCGCGGAATCCGCCACATCCTCGACCGGTACGTGGAGCGCCTGGCCGACGTGGAGCACGTCAGCCCCCATACGCTCCGCCACGCCTTCGCCACCCACCTCCTGGACGGGGGCGCCGACATCCGGGTGGTCCAGGAGCTTCTGGGCCACGCCCGCATCTCGACGACGCAGGTCTACACCCACGTCTCGCGCCTCCACCTCCGCGAGGTGTACAATCGAGCGCACCCGAGGGCGTGA
- the hslV gene encoding ATP-dependent protease subunit HslV, which translates to MIHATTVVAVRRDGRLAMGSDGQVTQESVILKHGAQKVRRLAGGRVLAGFAGSVADALTLFEKFEGHLQQTGGRLARAAVELAKEWRTDRVLRRLEALMLVGDLEGLLVISGGGEVIEPDEPIMAIGSGGPYALAAGRALLRNTSLDAEQIVRQALGIASEICIYTNDRITVEELG; encoded by the coding sequence ATGATCCATGCCACCACCGTGGTGGCCGTCCGCAGGGACGGGCGGCTCGCCATGGGTTCGGACGGCCAGGTGACCCAGGAGTCGGTCATCCTCAAGCACGGTGCGCAGAAGGTCCGCCGCCTCGCCGGCGGGCGGGTCCTGGCGGGCTTCGCCGGCTCCGTGGCCGACGCGCTCACCCTGTTCGAGAAGTTCGAGGGCCACCTCCAGCAGACGGGCGGTCGCCTCGCCCGGGCGGCGGTGGAGCTGGCCAAGGAGTGGCGGACCGACCGGGTGCTCCGTCGCCTGGAGGCGCTGATGCTGGTGGGCGACCTGGAGGGTCTCCTGGTCATCTCCGGCGGCGGCGAGGTGATCGAACCCGACGAGCCGATCATGGCCATCGGCTCGGGTGGGCCCTACGCGCTGGCAGCCGGCCGGGCGCTCCTCCGGAACACCTCCCTGGACGCCGAGCAGATCGTCCGCCAGGCGCTCGGCATCGCCTCGGAGATCTGCATCTACACCAACGACCGGATCACGGTGGAGGAGCTCGGCTGA
- the hslU gene encoding ATP-dependent protease ATPase subunit HslU — MAAPLRDPTPRQIVEELDKYIVGQARAKRAVAVALRNRLRRRRLPPELQEEILPKNILMIGPTGVGKTEIARRLARLVDAPFVKVEATKFTEVGYVGRDVDAMVRDLVEAALRMVREEHAQEVRPRAEEAARQRLLEALVPAPRPRSGFRNPLEALMQGFGGAAPEPEPSPEERESLERRRREMALRLDAGELEGETVEIEVEDTRPPLVEMFSGQGSEQVGINLQDLFGQGFPRRTRRRRLTVAEARKVLIEQEADHLIDQDRVQAEAVYRAEQNGILFIDEIDKIAEPGRAGYGPDVSREGVQRDILPIVEGTTVMTKYGPVRTDHILFIAAGAFHLSKPSDLIPELQGRFPIRVELEPLTAADFRRILVEPENALTKQYSALLATEGVELEWTEEGIEEIAELAQRVNEGTENIGARRLHTLLEKLLEEVSFHGPEIGPATIRIDRTFVRKQLADIVADTDLSRYIL, encoded by the coding sequence ATGGCGGCGCCCCTGCGCGACCCCACGCCGCGACAGATCGTGGAGGAGCTCGACAAGTACATCGTCGGCCAGGCCCGGGCCAAACGCGCCGTGGCGGTCGCCCTGCGCAACCGCCTCCGGCGCCGGCGCCTGCCGCCCGAGCTCCAGGAGGAGATCCTGCCCAAGAACATCCTCATGATCGGCCCGACCGGCGTCGGCAAGACGGAGATCGCCCGCCGCCTCGCCCGCCTGGTGGACGCTCCCTTCGTCAAGGTGGAGGCGACCAAGTTCACCGAGGTGGGCTATGTAGGCCGCGACGTGGATGCCATGGTCCGCGACCTGGTGGAGGCGGCGTTGCGGATGGTCCGGGAGGAGCACGCGCAGGAGGTCCGCCCGAGGGCGGAGGAGGCTGCCCGCCAGCGGCTCCTGGAGGCGCTGGTGCCTGCGCCGCGCCCGAGGAGCGGCTTCAGGAACCCCCTGGAAGCGTTGATGCAGGGTTTCGGCGGCGCGGCCCCCGAGCCCGAGCCTTCTCCCGAGGAGCGGGAGTCGCTGGAGCGGCGCCGACGGGAGATGGCGCTTCGGCTGGACGCCGGCGAGCTGGAGGGCGAGACGGTGGAGATCGAGGTGGAGGACACCCGGCCGCCGCTGGTGGAGATGTTCAGCGGCCAAGGAAGCGAGCAGGTGGGCATCAACCTCCAGGACCTGTTCGGCCAGGGCTTCCCCCGCCGGACGCGCCGCCGTCGCCTGACCGTGGCGGAGGCGCGGAAGGTCCTGATCGAACAGGAAGCGGACCACCTGATCGACCAGGACCGCGTCCAGGCCGAGGCCGTCTACCGCGCCGAGCAGAACGGCATCCTCTTCATCGACGAGATCGACAAGATCGCCGAGCCGGGCCGGGCCGGTTACGGTCCCGACGTCTCCCGCGAGGGCGTCCAACGCGACATCCTGCCCATCGTGGAGGGGACCACGGTGATGACCAAGTACGGGCCCGTCCGCACGGACCACATCCTCTTCATCGCCGCGGGCGCCTTCCATCTCTCCAAGCCCAGCGACCTGATCCCCGAGCTGCAGGGCCGCTTCCCCATCCGGGTCGAGCTGGAGCCGCTCACCGCCGCCGACTTCCGCCGCATCCTGGTCGAGCCCGAGAACGCGCTGACCAAGCAGTACTCGGCCCTCCTCGCCACCGAGGGCGTGGAGCTGGAGTGGACGGAGGAGGGGATCGAGGAGATCGCCGAGCTGGCCCAGCGGGTGAACGAGGGGACGGAGAACATCGGCGCCCGGCGCCTCCACACCCTGCTGGAGAAGCTGCTGGAGGAGGTCTCCTTCCACGGGCCGGAGATCGGTCCCGCGACCATCCGCATCGACCGTACGTTCGTCCGGAAGCAGCTGGCCGACATCGTGGCCGATACCGACCTGAGCCGCTACATCCTCTGA
- the flgC gene encoding flagellar basal body rod protein FlgC, giving the protein MNLWQAMDISASGLTAERFRIDLVASNLANVESTAPRPGVPPFQRQMAYFQEAWGSDGPQGVVVAGVYRDPRPGPVDYQPGNPAADARGYVQLPNVDPTRETIDLIAASRAYEMNVTAFTVSRDLFRQALAVGRA; this is encoded by the coding sequence GTGAACCTCTGGCAGGCGATGGACATCAGCGCCTCTGGCCTGACCGCCGAGCGCTTCCGCATCGACCTCGTCGCCTCCAACCTGGCCAACGTCGAGAGCACCGCGCCGCGGCCCGGGGTTCCGCCCTTCCAGCGGCAGATGGCCTATTTCCAGGAGGCCTGGGGAAGCGACGGCCCGCAGGGCGTCGTCGTGGCCGGGGTCTACCGCGACCCGCGGCCGGGTCCTGTCGACTACCAGCCTGGCAACCCCGCTGCCGACGCCCGGGGCTACGTCCAGCTGCCCAACGTGGACCCGACCCGCGAGACCATCGACCTGATCGCCGCCTCCCGTGCCTACGAGATGAACGTGACCGCCTTCACGGTCAGCCGTGACCTCTTCCGGCAGGCGCTGGCCGTGGGTCGGGCCTGA
- the fliE gene encoding flagellar hook-basal body complex protein FliE yields MPTGISPVQSTPAAPLGPAGPSGPGVQPQGGAATSSFAQQLAGALDGVNQLQLEAQQAAASLLTGGAADVAQVVLASEKATLALQLVATVRNEALAAYQSVMQTPL; encoded by the coding sequence ATGCCCACCGGGATCTCGCCCGTACAGAGCACCCCCGCCGCCCCCCTGGGCCCGGCAGGGCCGAGCGGGCCGGGTGTCCAGCCGCAAGGCGGCGCCGCCACTTCCAGCTTCGCGCAACAGCTGGCCGGGGCGCTGGACGGGGTCAACCAGCTGCAGCTGGAGGCGCAGCAGGCGGCCGCTTCGCTCCTCACCGGGGGCGCCGCTGACGTAGCCCAGGTGGTCCTCGCGAGCGAGAAGGCGACGCTGGCGCTGCAGCTGGTGGCCACCGTGCGGAACGAGGCCCTGGCAGCTTACCAGAGCGTCATGCAGACGCCGCTCTAG
- the fliF gene encoding flagellar basal-body MS-ring/collar protein FliF, translated as MGAGPIGMSLSVKGLGSQLRSFWDRLEARQRRWLVAGALAALALVAGAALLGHRGPAMAPLFSHLQAQDAAAIAQQLQSQGVPYQIADQGQTILVPQDQVYKLRLDLAAKGLPSSGVVGLESMNSLPLGASSFQQQVAYLRALEGELTRTILQIDGVAGARVHINLPQQSVFVSQQQPASAAVMVEMKPGQMLDPTQVAGIRHLVAASVPNLKPEDVVVVDQFGRALDGSPGDQASSEPARLAQERNFEQQLQQSVASLLAQIFGQTPVAVRVRADLNMDQQTIQSDRYSQPQGATGTGGTTGTGGTGGNAGIVKSVHQLQEQFTGTGAPPAGLAGTASNLPPGSSVPTYPVGGNGGNSSYQKTDTTTDYLVDHIQQQIKVAPGAVQRLSVAVVVGTNLTPGQQQALQQVVQAAVGAQPGRDTVSVLGMPFRSANAGAARPVPARPSLFQPPYVYALAGALVLLLAAAVALLRAARARKQAEERLQEIQALLARQPEPAAAPAPVAPPPESGERDGKAALERARRLAMADPETAANVIRSWLSEN; from the coding sequence ATGGGGGCGGGTCCGATCGGCATGAGTCTCTCCGTCAAGGGGCTGGGGAGCCAGCTGCGATCCTTCTGGGACCGGCTGGAGGCGCGCCAGCGCCGGTGGCTGGTCGCCGGCGCGCTGGCGGCGCTGGCGCTCGTCGCGGGCGCGGCCCTGCTGGGCCACCGGGGGCCCGCCATGGCGCCGCTCTTCTCGCACCTGCAGGCCCAGGACGCCGCCGCGATCGCGCAGCAGCTCCAGAGCCAGGGCGTGCCCTACCAGATCGCGGACCAGGGCCAGACCATCCTGGTGCCGCAGGACCAGGTGTATAAGCTCCGCCTGGACCTGGCCGCCAAAGGGCTTCCTTCCTCGGGCGTGGTCGGCCTTGAGAGCATGAACAGCCTGCCCCTGGGCGCCAGCTCCTTCCAGCAGCAGGTGGCCTATCTGCGCGCCCTGGAAGGGGAGCTGACGCGGACCATCCTCCAGATCGACGGGGTGGCCGGCGCGCGGGTGCACATCAACCTGCCCCAGCAGAGCGTCTTCGTCTCCCAGCAGCAGCCCGCCAGCGCTGCCGTCATGGTGGAGATGAAGCCCGGCCAGATGCTCGATCCCACCCAGGTGGCCGGGATCCGCCACCTGGTCGCCGCCAGCGTCCCCAACCTGAAGCCGGAGGACGTGGTGGTGGTCGACCAGTTCGGCCGGGCGCTGGATGGAAGCCCGGGCGACCAGGCTTCCTCCGAGCCGGCGCGCCTGGCCCAGGAGCGGAATTTCGAGCAACAGCTGCAGCAGTCGGTGGCCAGCCTTCTCGCGCAGATCTTCGGCCAGACCCCGGTGGCGGTCCGCGTCCGCGCCGACCTGAACATGGACCAGCAGACCATCCAGAGCGACCGGTACAGCCAGCCCCAGGGCGCCACCGGTACCGGCGGGACGACCGGCACCGGCGGCACGGGTGGCAACGCCGGCATCGTCAAGAGCGTCCACCAGCTCCAGGAACAGTTCACCGGTACCGGCGCGCCGCCCGCGGGCCTGGCGGGCACCGCCTCCAACCTGCCCCCGGGGAGCAGCGTGCCCACCTACCCCGTCGGCGGGAACGGCGGGAACAGCAGTTACCAGAAGACCGACACCACCACCGACTACCTGGTCGACCACATCCAGCAGCAGATCAAGGTGGCCCCGGGCGCGGTGCAGCGGCTCTCGGTCGCCGTGGTGGTGGGAACCAACCTGACGCCGGGGCAGCAGCAGGCGCTGCAGCAGGTGGTCCAGGCGGCGGTGGGCGCCCAGCCGGGGCGCGACACGGTCTCCGTCCTCGGCATGCCCTTCCGCTCGGCGAATGCGGGTGCGGCGCGCCCGGTACCGGCGCGGCCCTCGCTCTTCCAGCCGCCGTACGTCTACGCGCTGGCAGGCGCCCTGGTGTTGCTGCTGGCGGCCGCCGTGGCCCTGCTCCGCGCCGCCCGCGCCAGGAAGCAGGCGGAGGAGCGCCTCCAGGAGATCCAGGCGCTCCTCGCCCGCCAGCCCGAGCCTGCGGCGGCGCCCGCGCCCGTCGCCCCGCCGCCGGAGAGCGGGGAGAGGGACGGCAAGGCGGCGCTGGAGAGGGCGCGGAGGCTGGCGATGGCCGACCCGGAGACGGCGGCCAACGTGATCCGATCCTGGCTTTCGGAGAACTAG
- the fliG gene encoding flagellar motor switch protein FliG codes for MALRSRQKAAILLQALGPKASQGLFRHLSDEEIEQLTLELANLGTVQPETEQSVLEDFVTLGEAQGFVRVGGISAARQLLEQVVGPQKTAEILQRLTTTLQVRPFDFIRRADAAQLLNFLEGEHPQTVALVMAYMSPEQAAQVLSALPPEMQVDVVRRIATMGRTSPDVVKEVERVLERKLASLTTQGSTEIAGVQAVVQMLNRVDRSTERSIVENLGTTDPELMEEIRQRMFVFEDLVFLDDRSLQRALREVDLNTDLPLALRGASDEVKAKILRNLSQRAGQLLQENMDYLGPVRLREVEEAQQRIVSAIRRLEDAGEIVISRGGKDEILV; via the coding sequence GTGGCGTTGCGATCGCGGCAGAAGGCGGCCATTCTCCTGCAGGCGCTGGGGCCCAAGGCCTCCCAGGGGCTCTTCCGCCACCTGAGCGACGAGGAGATCGAACAGTTGACGCTGGAGCTGGCCAACCTGGGGACGGTCCAACCCGAGACCGAGCAGAGCGTGCTCGAGGACTTCGTCACCCTGGGGGAGGCGCAGGGGTTCGTCCGCGTAGGCGGCATCTCGGCCGCGCGCCAGCTGCTGGAGCAGGTGGTCGGGCCCCAGAAGACCGCCGAGATCCTGCAGCGCCTGACGACGACGCTCCAGGTCCGCCCCTTCGACTTCATCCGGCGCGCCGATGCCGCGCAGCTCCTCAACTTCCTGGAGGGCGAGCATCCCCAGACGGTGGCGCTGGTGATGGCGTACATGTCGCCGGAACAGGCCGCCCAGGTGCTGAGCGCGCTTCCTCCCGAGATGCAGGTCGACGTGGTCCGTCGCATCGCCACCATGGGCCGCACGTCGCCCGACGTGGTCAAGGAGGTGGAGCGCGTCCTCGAGAGGAAGCTGGCCTCCCTCACCACCCAGGGTTCCACGGAGATCGCGGGCGTCCAGGCGGTGGTCCAGATGCTCAACCGCGTCGACCGCAGCACCGAGCGGAGCATTGTCGAGAACCTGGGCACCACCGACCCCGAGCTGATGGAGGAGATCCGCCAGCGCATGTTCGTCTTCGAGGACCTCGTCTTCCTGGACGATCGCTCGCTCCAGCGGGCGCTGCGGGAGGTGGACCTGAACACCGACCTGCCGCTGGCCCTGCGCGGCGCCAGCGACGAGGTGAAGGCGAAGATCCTCCGCAACCTCTCCCAGCGGGCCGGCCAGCTGCTCCAGGAGAACATGGACTACCTCGGCCCGGTCCGCCTGCGCGAGGTGGAGGAGGCCCAGCAGCGGATCGTCTCCGCCATCCGCCGTCTGGAGGACGCGGGCGAGATCGTGATCAGCCGCGGAGGGAAGGACGAGATCCTTGTCTAG
- a CDS encoding FliH/SctL family protein → MSRLLKGGGAAEGRATTALWEDLPPERRTPPDPEPPSAVAREEEAERAAELAEERRRAAAEGYADGFRRGLDEGRAAGLEEGRRQGYEEGYQAAMGDAAERAAELAAAAEDVLARAEAEAEAKLEAIPAAVAALAVEVGSRLLRRQLRAEPEALVERVRGILAEAGPRSRARILASRSDRAILEASLEALGSAFPGVELSVTEDGQLDPGDLRVETEAGDFDATLLREIAALRRRIEEALRHG, encoded by the coding sequence TTGTCTAGGCTGCTGAAGGGCGGAGGAGCGGCGGAAGGGAGGGCGACCACCGCCCTCTGGGAGGATCTGCCCCCCGAGCGCCGGACGCCGCCGGATCCGGAGCCACCTTCCGCGGTCGCCCGGGAGGAAGAGGCGGAGCGCGCGGCCGAACTGGCCGAGGAGCGCCGGCGCGCCGCGGCGGAGGGGTACGCCGACGGTTTCCGCCGCGGCCTCGACGAGGGACGGGCAGCCGGCCTGGAGGAGGGCCGCCGGCAGGGTTACGAGGAGGGCTACCAGGCGGCGATGGGCGACGCCGCCGAACGGGCGGCCGAGCTGGCGGCGGCGGCCGAGGACGTGCTCGCCCGCGCCGAGGCGGAAGCGGAGGCGAAGCTGGAGGCGATCCCGGCCGCGGTGGCCGCGCTGGCGGTGGAGGTGGGCAGCCGCCTCCTGCGCCGGCAGCTCCGGGCCGAGCCGGAGGCGCTGGTGGAGCGGGTGCGCGGGATCCTGGCCGAGGCGGGTCCCCGCTCCCGCGCGCGCATCCTGGCCAGCCGGAGCGACCGCGCCATCCTGGAGGCCAGCCTCGAGGCGCTGGGCAGTGCCTTCCCGGGGGTGGAGCTGAGCGTCACCGAGGACGGGCAGCTGGACCCCGGCGACCTCCGGGTGGAGACCGAGGCGGGCGACTTCGACGCCACGCTTCTCCGGGAGATCGCCGCCCTGCGGCGGCGGATCGAGGAGGCGCTCCGCCATGGCTGA